Proteins co-encoded in one Astyanax mexicanus isolate ESR-SI-001 chromosome 1, AstMex3_surface, whole genome shotgun sequence genomic window:
- the katnbl1 gene encoding KATNB1-like protein 1: MATGNHVGNDAEFHRLMQAQSFDLFKHQNCLGDGKNMREVDYLNKEEINKERFPVGRCAHNYGKAKRVVSKKTRLSAVGSGVRRRAPSAGRSSDMANKENELTCAEDIDGIHYKENCGFPVNLTEASKMAGAGSKYSDCFTELSKDHDAVTHVLFGRNLRLNVALTLWRRNASELVAYLIRIQDTGVLVDCLPVLTKSLQDEQQCISIGCCVDLFPQVKTILLSKFEAHLIVALHWVQSVIKKWWPELYSDGKRLQDGCSSDRNIQAMRRQLLDLWDEESRLASVPGTVGEITKAIESYLSQLR; the protein is encoded by the exons ATGGCCACTGGAAATCATGTTGGGAATGATGCAGAATTCCACAGGCTCATGCAGGCCCAGTCCTTTGATCTTTTCAAACACCAAAACTGTCTTGGAGATGGAAAGAACATGAGGGAG GTGGATTATTTAAATaaggaagaaataaataaagaaag ATTTCCAGTGGGACGTTGTGCACACAACTACGGCAAAGCAAAGCGAGTGGTGAGCAAGAAGACACGTCTCTCAGCAGTGGGCTCTGGTGTACGCCGGAGAGCACCCTCAGCAGGCAGGTCCTCTGACAtggcaaacaaagaaaatgaaCTGACATGTGCCGAGGACATTGATGGCATTCACTATAAGGAAAACTGTGGGTTCCCTGTGAACTTGACAGAAGCCTCTAAAATGGCAGGAGCTGGCTCCAAGTATAGTGACTGCTTTACTGAG TTATCAAAGGATCATGATGCAGTGACTCATGTGCTGTTTGGAAGGAATCTCAGATTAAATGTTGCTTTAACTCTTTGGCGAAGAAATGCTAGTGAACTTGTGGCTTACTTGATCAG AATACAAGACACTGGGGTCCTTGTTGATTGTCTACCTGTACTTACAAAAAG ccttcaAGACGAACAGCAATGTATATCCATTGGTTGTTGTGTAGACCTTTTTCCACAAGTGAAGACAATTCTTCTCAGTAAATTTGAAGc GCACCTCATTGTGGCTTTACACTGGGTTCAGTCTGTCATTAAAAAATGGTGGCCTGAACTATACTCAGATGGCAAACGCTTGCAAGATGGCTGTTCAAGTGACAG AAATATTCAAGCTATGAGAAGGCAGCTGCTTGACTTATGGGATGAGGAGAGTCGATTGGCCTCAGTCCCTGGAACCGTGGGTGAAATAACCAAG gcTATTGAATCATATCTGTCACAATTACGCTGA